One region of Mesobacillus boroniphilus genomic DNA includes:
- the fabI gene encoding enoyl-ACP reductase FabI, translated as MTLSLNGKTYVVMGVANKRSIAWGIAQSLHNAGANLIFTYAGERLEKSVRELAESLDQNYLVLPCDVTSDEDVAKCFKEVKEAVGTISGVAHCIAFANKEELQGDYMNVTREGFLLAHNISAYSLTAVAKEAKELMQEGGSIVTLTYLGGERAIPNYNVMGVAKASLDASVRYLAADLGKDNIRVNSISAGPIRTLSAKGVSDFNSILREIEERAPLRRNTTPEEVGDTAVFLFSDMSRGITGENIHVDSGFHIL; from the coding sequence ATGACTCTTTCATTGAACGGAAAAACATACGTAGTAATGGGTGTTGCCAATAAACGAAGCATTGCCTGGGGAATTGCACAGTCACTTCACAATGCAGGAGCAAATTTAATTTTCACTTATGCAGGAGAGCGCCTGGAGAAAAGTGTCCGCGAGCTTGCTGAATCATTGGATCAAAACTATTTAGTATTGCCATGCGATGTTACGAGCGATGAAGATGTCGCAAAATGCTTCAAAGAGGTAAAAGAAGCTGTTGGCACAATTTCTGGCGTTGCCCACTGTATCGCATTTGCGAACAAAGAGGAACTCCAGGGAGACTATATGAATGTAACACGCGAAGGATTCCTGTTAGCTCATAATATCAGCGCCTACTCACTGACTGCTGTTGCGAAGGAAGCGAAGGAACTGATGCAAGAAGGCGGAAGTATTGTTACTTTGACTTACCTTGGAGGAGAACGGGCGATTCCGAATTATAATGTCATGGGAGTTGCAAAAGCATCCCTGGATGCAAGCGTCCGCTACCTTGCAGCTGACCTGGGGAAGGATAATATCCGCGTGAACTCAATTTCAGCCGGACCAATCCGTACTCTTTCTGCGAAAGGTGTAAGTGACTTTAATTCAATCTTGAGGGAAATCGAAGAAAGAGCTCCGCTGCGCCGCAATACCACACCTGAAGAAGTCGGTGACACAGCAGTATTCCTGTTCAGTGACATGTCACGAGGCATTACTGGCGAAAATATCCACGTTGACTCTGGGTTCCATATTTTATAG
- a CDS encoding DUF421 domain-containing protein — protein MPDILGTIIRSILLIIGLFIITKLLGKKQLSSLSFFEYIVGITVGDIAGTLAMDPDLSLRDGIASLIVWSFVPLAISTISLRSRAFRKIVEGKPTTFIENGNILEKNMRKEKYSIDELLEQLRKKSVFKVADVEFASLDSNGELSVLLKKAKQPVKYEDIGIEMEEESASVSVLIDGKIIEENLSRAGLDRNALIEKIHDKGYKLQQVFYAEADSNGNLSVDLYDEHISSHFPDFDNI, from the coding sequence ATGCCGGATATTCTTGGAACCATCATACGCTCCATCTTGCTGATCATAGGCTTATTCATCATTACAAAGCTTCTTGGGAAAAAGCAGTTATCCAGCCTGTCATTTTTTGAATATATCGTTGGAATCACTGTGGGCGACATAGCCGGTACTTTAGCGATGGATCCTGATTTGAGCTTGAGGGATGGAATTGCCAGCCTGATTGTCTGGTCATTTGTCCCTTTGGCGATTTCAACAATATCCTTAAGAAGCAGAGCATTTCGCAAAATAGTTGAGGGTAAACCAACTACCTTCATTGAAAATGGTAATATTCTCGAAAAGAATATGCGAAAAGAGAAATACAGCATAGATGAACTCCTGGAACAACTCCGCAAGAAGAGTGTATTCAAGGTAGCTGATGTTGAGTTTGCTTCGCTTGATTCGAATGGAGAATTGAGTGTTTTATTGAAGAAAGCTAAACAGCCTGTAAAGTATGAAGATATCGGAATTGAAATGGAAGAAGAGTCTGCCTCGGTGTCCGTTTTGATAGACGGTAAAATAATCGAGGAAAACCTTAGTCGGGCTGGTCTCGATAGAAATGCACTGATTGAAAAAATCCATGATAAAGGGTACAAGCTGCAGCAAGTTTTTTATGCAGAAGCGGATTCAAACGGAAACCTCAGTGTTGATCTGTATGATGAACATATTTCCTCCCATTTCCCAGACTTTGATAATATTTAA
- a CDS encoding monovalent cation:proton antiporter family protein gives MEHHASITSLVIVIIVAFLTPILLHRLKLNFIPVVVAEIIMGLIIGKSGFNIVHEDAWLGTLSTLGFLFLMFLSGLEIDFSAFSGNKKTNNKKANDKKEPNTFVVASIIFVGIFIVSLGLSYLFVLAGFIENVFLMTLIISTISLGVVVPTLKDAHLMKTNIGQTILLVAVIADLATMILLAVFVSLYDGGEGNTWLLLVLFAAGVGLYFIGRVFKNRTFIDALSTGTTQIGTRAVFALIILLVAISETVGAENILGAFLAGVLVSLLAPDQEMVHKLDSFGYGFLIPIFFVMVGVELDIWSLFSEKKLLMLIPLLLLALFLSKLIPVYLLKKWYDTKTVLAAGFLLTSTLSLVIAAATIGERMEMITPQMSGTLILVAVISSVLTPILFKKLFPEEKAEEVKVKVAFIGANQMTLPVSRALQSSLYEPVIFHTKQEKAEKQIADSVFDIIEMENYDIETLEKHEVYNADIIVISTGDPDLNSTIAVSAKEQGIERVIARIESPDLAEQAQEEGIEVFSVLRSTESLLRAMIESPGVMTILTNQENSLHEIRMLNDHFDGMSLRRFPFTGDVIFVRILRENESIVPHGDTELKLNDRLIVTGSKEYVDELKRELEFCFWC, from the coding sequence ATGGAACATCATGCTTCGATTACTTCGCTTGTAATCGTCATTATAGTTGCATTTTTAACACCAATTTTACTTCACCGTTTAAAATTGAATTTCATACCAGTCGTCGTTGCCGAAATCATCATGGGTTTGATCATCGGTAAAAGCGGCTTCAATATTGTACATGAAGATGCTTGGCTTGGAACCCTGTCTACATTAGGCTTCTTGTTCCTGATGTTCTTGAGTGGACTGGAAATCGACTTCTCAGCTTTTTCGGGAAACAAGAAGACCAATAATAAGAAGGCAAATGATAAAAAGGAACCAAATACATTTGTAGTTGCTTCCATTATCTTTGTTGGCATATTCATTGTATCATTGGGATTATCCTATTTATTTGTACTTGCTGGCTTCATTGAGAACGTCTTTTTGATGACATTGATCATTTCGACGATTTCTTTGGGTGTCGTCGTCCCTACTTTGAAGGATGCCCATTTAATGAAGACGAATATTGGGCAGACGATCTTATTGGTTGCGGTTATCGCAGATTTGGCAACAATGATCCTGCTAGCAGTCTTTGTCTCTCTTTATGACGGAGGAGAAGGAAATACATGGCTGCTGTTAGTGTTGTTCGCAGCAGGAGTTGGCTTGTACTTTATCGGGCGGGTCTTCAAAAATAGGACCTTCATCGATGCGCTATCCACTGGAACCACGCAAATTGGTACTCGTGCCGTATTTGCGCTGATCATTCTTCTGGTTGCCATCTCTGAAACAGTAGGTGCCGAAAATATCCTTGGCGCTTTCCTGGCAGGTGTGCTTGTTTCATTGCTCGCCCCCGACCAGGAAATGGTCCATAAACTTGATTCATTCGGCTATGGATTCCTTATTCCGATTTTCTTCGTTATGGTTGGTGTGGAACTTGATATCTGGTCCTTGTTCAGTGAGAAAAAACTGCTAATGTTGATTCCGCTGTTACTCCTGGCACTATTTTTATCAAAACTGATTCCAGTCTATCTGTTGAAAAAATGGTATGACACAAAAACAGTTTTGGCAGCAGGCTTTCTGCTGACATCTACACTTTCATTGGTTATTGCGGCCGCTACAATCGGTGAACGTATGGAAATGATTACACCGCAGATGAGCGGGACATTAATATTAGTTGCAGTAATTTCGAGTGTTTTGACACCGATTTTATTTAAGAAGCTGTTTCCGGAGGAAAAGGCAGAGGAAGTTAAAGTCAAGGTGGCATTCATTGGTGCCAATCAGATGACGCTTCCTGTCTCTCGAGCGCTGCAATCCTCCTTGTATGAGCCCGTTATTTTTCATACGAAACAGGAAAAAGCAGAAAAACAGATTGCTGACTCAGTCTTTGATATCATTGAAATGGAAAATTACGATATTGAAACCCTGGAAAAGCATGAGGTCTATAATGCCGATATCATCGTGATATCCACCGGGGATCCAGATTTGAACTCTACGATTGCTGTTAGTGCGAAAGAACAAGGAATCGAGCGTGTCATCGCCAGGATCGAAAGTCCGGATCTTGCCGAACAAGCCCAGGAAGAGGGTATTGAAGTATTCTCTGTCCTTCGTTCAACTGAATCACTGCTTCGAGCAATGATTGAATCGCCTGGAGTCATGACCATCCTGACCAACCAGGAAAATTCACTCCATGAAATCAGGATGCTTAATGATCACTTTGACGGTATGAGCCTAAGACGCTTCCCATTCACCGGGGATGTCATTTTTGTCCGTATTCTGCGTGAGAATGAATCGATTGTGCCTCACGGAGATACAGAGTTAAAGCTGAATGACCGTTTGATTGTGACCGGATCAAAAGAATATGTAGATGAATTGAAACGGGAGCTTGAATTCTGTTTCTGGTGTTAA
- the spoVAC gene encoding stage V sporulation protein AC has product MGDKQKQKMTPEQQQYQQLEQKHELKRPVVKNCIKAFLVGGLICTIGQAITYFYIYFFNFTEQTAGNPTVATMIFISMLLTGFGVYDRIGQFAGAGSAVPVTGFGNSVISAAIEHRTEGFVLGVGGNMFKLAGTVILFGVFSAFVVALVKTLLTMMGVL; this is encoded by the coding sequence ATGGGGGATAAACAAAAGCAAAAGATGACACCTGAGCAGCAACAGTATCAGCAGCTCGAACAGAAACATGAGCTTAAACGTCCGGTAGTAAAAAATTGCATCAAAGCATTTTTGGTTGGTGGATTGATTTGTACGATTGGTCAGGCAATAACCTACTTTTATATATATTTTTTTAATTTTACTGAACAAACAGCTGGTAATCCGACAGTTGCTACGATGATTTTCATTTCCATGCTGTTGACAGGATTTGGTGTTTATGACCGTATCGGTCAATTCGCAGGGGCGGGAAGTGCCGTACCGGTGACTGGCTTTGGAAACTCCGTTATCTCGGCAGCGATTGAACACCGAACTGAAGGCTTTGTCCTAGGTGTCGGTGGAAATATGTTTAAACTGGCAGGGACAGTAATCTTATTTGGTGTCTTTTCAGCTTTTGTCGTCGCACTCGTAAAAACTTTGTTGACGATGATGGGGGTGCTGTAA
- a CDS encoding CotY/CotZ family spore coat protein, giving the protein MGCKGRNRDDDNCVCEVLRAVADAQDEVDGVDTDCDVSCDRSIRELLAGAQTPTNDLDTIPLILYCGDCVPFEGFGTRIRPNSEGTRLDCFKSFFFRVTSVDSDCCAKIELLTTRGDRGKRFDDPCDQLQTGGSRNEFFRTGICLTVDLDCFCAVTCLDPVAALPLSSLPGPSSAE; this is encoded by the coding sequence ATGGGTTGCAAAGGTAGAAATCGTGATGACGACAACTGTGTATGTGAAGTACTGAGAGCAGTTGCGGACGCACAAGACGAAGTAGATGGCGTGGATACTGATTGCGACGTTAGCTGCGACAGGTCGATTCGAGAGCTACTTGCAGGCGCACAAACACCAACGAACGATTTAGATACAATTCCACTAATTCTTTACTGTGGAGACTGCGTACCTTTTGAAGGCTTTGGTACACGTATCAGGCCAAACAGCGAAGGCACAAGACTAGATTGCTTTAAATCATTCTTCTTCAGGGTAACTTCTGTAGATTCCGATTGCTGCGCTAAAATCGAATTGCTGACTACACGTGGGGACAGAGGCAAAAGGTTTGATGATCCATGCGATCAGCTTCAAACTGGCGGCTCCCGCAATGAATTCTTCAGAACTGGAATTTGCTTAACAGTTGACCTTGATTGCTTCTGTGCAGTAACATGCTTAGATCCAGTAGCTGCATTGCCTTTATCTAGTCTTCCAGGTCCATCTTCAGCAGAATAA
- a CDS encoding DUF1360 domain-containing protein: MENWLDLFLLVFASFRLTRLIVYDTITEFLREPFHETIIETLEDGSTETYIEIKGDGLRYWIGELLSCHWCTGIWSASFLYAGFALLPKLAMPVITVLAIAGIASVIQHHFIKD; encoded by the coding sequence TTGGAGAATTGGCTAGATTTATTCCTTCTTGTTTTTGCAAGCTTTCGTCTGACCAGGCTGATTGTGTACGATACAATAACTGAATTCCTGCGTGAACCTTTCCATGAAACGATTATTGAAACGCTTGAGGATGGAAGTACGGAAACTTATATAGAAATAAAGGGAGATGGGCTCAGGTATTGGATTGGCGAGCTATTAAGCTGCCACTGGTGCACTGGTATTTGGTCAGCTTCTTTCCTGTATGCTGGCTTTGCATTGTTACCGAAGCTAGCAATGCCAGTCATCACTGTGCTGGCAATCGCAGGAATCGCCTCGGTTATCCAGCATCATTTTATAAAAGACTGA
- the spoVAD gene encoding stage V sporulation protein AD, producing MLIGKQSWQFANRPVIESWGSSGGPFEAEGKLSADFDVLHDDLWMGEDSYEKAHRVLLEEAIKSALHKGNFNKEDMQFMLAGDLINQITPTSFAARTMEIPYFGIFGACSTSMEGLALASFIVNYQGAKKTLTGASSHNSAAEKQFRYPTEYGGQKPPTAQWTVTGAGAAVLTDNSNKQGKIVTTSATIGKVVDMGITDPFNMGGAMAPAAADTIISHFKDLGREPSYYDLVVTGDLGRIGQATTYELLQQSGLDIRKEQFQDCGLMIYNDDQPVQSGGSGAGCSASVLYGHLLNQMQKGLYKKILVVATGALLSPLSFQQNETIPCIAHAVSIEMN from the coding sequence ATGTTGATTGGAAAGCAATCATGGCAATTTGCGAACCGGCCAGTTATCGAATCATGGGGCTCATCCGGTGGTCCTTTTGAAGCTGAGGGAAAACTCTCTGCTGACTTTGATGTCCTTCATGACGATTTGTGGATGGGGGAAGATTCATACGAGAAAGCACATAGAGTTTTACTGGAAGAGGCAATCAAATCTGCGTTGCATAAAGGAAATTTCAATAAAGAGGATATGCAATTCATGCTTGCAGGGGATTTAATAAACCAGATCACGCCGACCAGTTTTGCTGCAAGGACGATGGAAATTCCTTATTTTGGCATCTTCGGTGCTTGCTCTACCTCAATGGAGGGCCTTGCGCTTGCATCATTTATTGTGAACTACCAGGGAGCAAAGAAAACTTTAACCGGTGCATCAAGTCACAATTCGGCGGCAGAAAAACAATTCCGCTACCCGACGGAATATGGCGGTCAAAAACCACCAACAGCGCAGTGGACTGTAACCGGAGCAGGAGCTGCCGTTTTAACAGACAACTCCAATAAACAGGGGAAAATCGTAACCACCTCTGCCACTATTGGGAAAGTAGTAGATATGGGGATAACAGATCCCTTTAATATGGGCGGGGCTATGGCACCTGCAGCTGCTGATACGATTATTTCTCACTTTAAAGATTTGGGTCGAGAACCGTCTTATTATGATTTAGTTGTCACAGGCGACCTTGGAAGGATTGGGCAGGCTACTACATACGAGCTTTTGCAGCAGTCCGGACTGGATATAAGGAAGGAACAATTTCAGGATTGTGGTTTGATGATTTATAACGATGACCAGCCAGTCCAATCTGGAGGCAGCGGAGCAGGATGTTCGGCTTCCGTTCTATACGGGCATTTATTAAATCAAATGCAAAAGGGTCTCTATAAAAAAATACTTGTTGTTGCGACAGGAGCTTTGTTATCACCACTTTCATTCCAGCAAAATGAAACCATTCCATGTATAGCCCACGCTGTTTCAATTGAAATGAACTAG
- the spoVAE gene encoding stage V sporulation protein AE, producing the protein MLPMFFWAFVIGGLICVFGQLMFDIAKLTPGHTMSLLVVIGAVLDGFGLYEPLIDFAGAGATIPITSFGNSLVHGALQEAEQHGLVGVLTGMFEITSSGMSAAVIFGFIGALIFKPKG; encoded by the coding sequence TTGCTACCAATGTTTTTCTGGGCTTTTGTTATCGGAGGCTTGATCTGTGTATTCGGCCAGTTGATGTTTGACATTGCGAAATTGACACCAGGGCACACGATGAGTCTGCTTGTTGTTATTGGAGCTGTCCTTGATGGTTTTGGACTTTATGAACCTTTAATTGATTTTGCAGGAGCAGGTGCTACGATTCCAATCACAAGCTTTGGCAATTCGCTCGTTCACGGAGCGCTTCAGGAAGCTGAGCAGCATGGGCTGGTAGGTGTACTGACAGGGATGTTCGAAATCACGAGTTCCGGTATGTCGGCTGCTGTAATCTTCGGCTTTATCGGCGCTCTTATCTTTAAGCCAAAAGGTTGA
- a CDS encoding YjcZ family sporulation protein, with amino-acid sequence MGYGYGGFCGGGYGYGGGGYYGSTFVLIVVLFILLIIVGASFYN; translated from the coding sequence ATGGGCTACGGTTATGGTGGCTTTTGCGGCGGCGGCTACGGCTACGGCGGTGGCGGCTATTACGGCTCCACTTTCGTATTGATCGTCGTATTGTTCATTTTGTTGATTATTGTAGGAGCAAGCTTCTACAACTAA
- the mgtE gene encoding magnesium transporter, producing the protein MEALYSEKIDDFRDEFLELHPYDQAAFFGELNDEERAKVYNFLSPEEMADLFENLESDEEDFKDVLAQMNPNYAADMLSNMYADDAVDVLNELDKDQVVSYLTIMDEEAAQEIKDLLHYEEYTAGSIMTTEFIAISANQTVRSAMYILKKEAPQAETIYYIFVVDEDKRLAGVISLRDLIVADDETMIAEVMNDRVVSVSVGEDQEEIARMMRDYNFLALPVVDFQNHLLGIITVDDIMDVMEEEASDDYSKLAGIADLDTVDRNPLAAAKKRLPWLIILLFLGMFTASLIGRFEETLNKVAILAVFIPLIAGMAGNTGTQALAVAVRGIATGDLEKESKVSIILREAGTGFITGAICGILVTFIVYFWQGELFLGVLVGISIFITLIIATLAGSLVPLIMHRLKIDPAVASGPFITTINDIISILVYFGIATAFMSYLTK; encoded by the coding sequence ATGGAAGCACTTTACTCTGAGAAAATTGATGATTTCCGTGATGAATTTTTAGAGTTGCATCCGTACGACCAGGCAGCTTTTTTCGGTGAACTGAATGATGAAGAGCGCGCGAAAGTGTATAACTTCTTGTCACCTGAAGAAATGGCCGACTTATTTGAGAATCTGGAATCAGATGAAGAGGATTTTAAAGATGTACTCGCCCAAATGAATCCTAATTATGCTGCAGATATGCTATCAAATATGTATGCTGATGACGCGGTCGATGTCCTGAATGAGCTTGATAAAGACCAGGTCGTCAGTTATTTGACGATCATGGATGAAGAAGCAGCACAGGAAATCAAGGACTTGCTTCATTATGAGGAATACACAGCCGGTAGTATCATGACGACAGAATTCATTGCGATTTCTGCCAACCAGACTGTCAGGTCGGCTATGTATATCTTAAAAAAAGAAGCGCCCCAGGCGGAAACAATTTATTATATTTTTGTTGTCGATGAAGATAAAAGACTTGCGGGTGTTATTTCATTGCGTGACCTGATTGTTGCTGATGATGAAACAATGATTGCTGAGGTTATGAATGACCGTGTTGTATCCGTTTCTGTTGGAGAGGATCAGGAAGAGATCGCCCGGATGATGAGAGATTATAACTTCCTCGCTCTTCCGGTCGTCGATTTTCAAAACCATCTTCTCGGTATTATCACTGTGGATGACATCATGGACGTTATGGAAGAAGAGGCGTCAGATGACTATTCAAAGCTAGCTGGTATTGCTGATCTTGATACAGTAGACAGAAACCCGCTTGCGGCTGCGAAAAAGAGGCTTCCATGGCTGATTATCCTTCTCTTTTTGGGCATGTTCACAGCAAGCTTGATTGGAAGGTTTGAGGAAACATTGAATAAAGTAGCGATATTAGCGGTTTTCATTCCGCTGATCGCCGGAATGGCAGGAAATACGGGTACTCAGGCTCTTGCCGTAGCCGTCAGAGGGATTGCGACAGGTGACCTTGAAAAAGAAAGCAAAGTGAGCATTATCCTCAGGGAAGCTGGAACTGGCTTTATAACAGGAGCGATATGCGGAATTTTGGTCACTTTCATCGTTTATTTTTGGCAGGGAGAGCTATTTCTAGGCGTTCTAGTCGGAATATCAATTTTTATTACGTTAATCATCGCCACACTTGCCGGTTCATTGGTACCTTTGATCATGCACAGGTTAAAAATTGACCCGGCTGTAGCATCCGGCCCGTTTATCACTACTATAAATGATATTATTAGTATCTTAGTTTATTTTGGAATTGCTACTGCTTTCATGAGTTATCTTACTAAATAA
- a CDS encoding CotO family spore coat protein yields MGRKRNRKQSPLFYINQPNIEFPQPNMQKSFNYKDDEIVEDEVLPEDNIVTDEVEGHAESAEIIENEEVKKKKNFHDYTIEEKIRHLKLVPAAVAKLKYEFVTVGRTYKGYFMSMEGGALMIHSISPRKKSVSIPVEDLVDIKRLGL; encoded by the coding sequence ATGGGAAGGAAACGCAATCGGAAACAATCACCTTTGTTTTACATTAATCAACCAAATATTGAATTTCCTCAGCCTAATATGCAAAAAAGTTTTAACTATAAGGATGATGAGATTGTTGAAGATGAAGTATTGCCTGAAGACAACATCGTAACCGACGAAGTAGAAGGCCATGCGGAATCCGCAGAAATAATCGAAAATGAAGAGGTTAAAAAGAAAAAGAACTTTCATGATTATACCATTGAAGAAAAGATTAGACATTTAAAGCTTGTCCCTGCCGCTGTAGCGAAGTTGAAATATGAATTCGTTACGGTTGGAAGAACGTACAAAGGGTATTTTATGTCAATGGAAGGCGGAGCATTGATGATCCATTCGATCAGTCCGCGAAAGAAAAGTGTCAGTATCCCAGTAGAAGATTTGGTTGATATAAAAAGGCTTGGATTGTAA
- a CDS encoding YhcN/YlaJ family sporulation lipoprotein produces MMNMKHAVKILAIIILLGSGTAGCTSFGKTSPESRASMIQSVNPDPGATNDLDEKDLKLAKKVKKDIAALDEIYDVAVIVGKKEILVAYKVKHLKRFGMKRIEKEINKKLEKNYPDDDFIVSSDYKIFIEAVELRERMKDPSFPDKKAEEQLQRIISLKKELT; encoded by the coding sequence ATGATGAATATGAAACATGCTGTAAAGATTTTGGCGATTATAATTTTGCTAGGCAGTGGTACTGCTGGCTGCACTTCTTTTGGTAAAACTTCTCCGGAGAGCAGAGCATCGATGATTCAGTCAGTCAATCCTGATCCAGGAGCGACAAATGATTTGGATGAAAAGGATCTCAAACTGGCTAAGAAGGTCAAGAAGGATATCGCTGCACTTGATGAAATATATGATGTTGCGGTCATTGTAGGGAAAAAAGAAATATTAGTTGCATATAAGGTCAAGCATTTGAAGCGCTTCGGCATGAAGCGCATCGAGAAAGAAATCAATAAGAAACTTGAAAAGAATTACCCTGATGATGACTTCATTGTTTCTAGTGATTATAAGATTTTTATTGAGGCGGTAGAGCTTCGGGAGAGAATGAAAGACCCGTCCTTTCCGGATAAGAAAGCAGAGGAACAATTACAGCGGATTATATCGTTGAAAAAAGAGTTGACTTAA
- a CDS encoding stage VI sporulation protein F, which produces MDNNFFKNIEKKTGVNMNDVFELANSLQNANFKDEQTVRGVIRRVSKMANKPVSKEMEDKIVESIVKDGKQLDFGQISKMINKK; this is translated from the coding sequence ATGGATAATAATTTCTTCAAGAATATAGAAAAAAAGACTGGCGTAAATATGAATGATGTATTTGAGTTAGCGAATTCATTACAAAATGCGAACTTTAAAGATGAGCAAACTGTAAGAGGCGTTATCCGCCGTGTTTCAAAAATGGCTAACAAGCCAGTAAGTAAAGAAATGGAAGACAAGATAGTAGAATCCATTGTTAAGGATGGAAAGCAGCTCGACTTTGGCCAGATTTCTAAAATGATTAACAAGAAGTAA